The following coding sequences lie in one Rutidosis leptorrhynchoides isolate AG116_Rl617_1_P2 chromosome 4, CSIRO_AGI_Rlap_v1, whole genome shotgun sequence genomic window:
- the LOC139844863 gene encoding leucine carboxyl methyltransferase 1 homolog, giving the protein MDKSTADSRSNRAAVQATNDDASASKLSCVKKGYIKDDYVHLFVRRPVRRAPIINRGYFARWATFRKFLNMFLNSETGSSNGGHVKKQILSLGAGFDTTYFQLQDEGKAPHLYVELDFKEVTTKKATIIETSGKLREKISETASICREKGEVISDNYKLLPIDLRDIESLNDIIVAHMDPSLPTFIIAECVLIYLDPDSSRAIVEWASRTFSTSVFFLYEQILPHDAFGQQMIRNLESRGCGLLGIYDTPTLLAKEKLFLDQGWQRAVAWDMLKIYTSFIEPRERQRIERLELFDEFEEWYMLQEHYCVTIAINDAMGMFEDYGFPKDQPVTTTSTALSP; this is encoded by the exons ATGGATAAATCAACAGCGGATTCGCGTAGTAACAGAGCAGCTGTTCAGGCAACCAATGACGATGCTTCCGCCAGTAAATT GTCTTGTGTGAAGAAAGGATATATTAAAGATGACTATGTACATTTATTTGTTAGAAGACCTGTCAGGAGAGCGCCGATTATAAACCGTG GTTATTTCGCTCGTTGGGCTACTTTCCGGAAGTTTCTCAATATGTTTTTGAATTCTGAAACGGGATCGAGCAATGGTGGTCATGTCAAAAAGCAGATTTTGTCACTAGGAGCTGGTTTTGATACAACCTACTTTCAGTTGCAG GATGAAGGGAAAGCACCACATTTGTACGTTGAACTAGATTTTAAGGAG GTGACTACTAAAAAGGCAACCATTATTGAAACTTCTGGCAAGTTAAGGGAAAAAATCAGTGAGACGGCATCAATTTGTCGAG AGAAAGGAGAAGTAATAAGTGATAATTACAAACTTCTCCCTATTGATTTGAGGGATATAGAAAGCTTAAATGACATCATAGTAGCTCATATGGATCCAAG CTTGCCAACATTTATAATTGCAGAATGCGTTTTAATATACTTGGATCCTGACTCGAGCCGAGCTATTGTTGAATGGGCCTCAAGAACGTTTTCTACATCAGTATTCTTTTTATATGAGCAG ATACTTCCTCATGATGCTTTTGGGCAACAAATGATCAGAAACTTGGAG AGCCGGGGTTGTGGGTTATTAGGCATTTATGATACGCCTACATTGCTTGCAAAGGAAAAACTTTTCCTTGATCAGGGTTGGCAG AGAGCTGTTGCCTGGGATATGCTTAAGATCTATACTAGCTTTATTGAACCTCGAGAACGACAAAG gattgaaagattggaattgTTTGATGAGTTTGAAGAATGGTACATGTTGCAG GAGCACTACTGTGTGACTATTGCAATCAACGATGCTATG GGCATGTTTGAAGATTATGGATTCCCTAAAGACCAGCCTGTGACTACTACTTCCACAGCACTATCTCCATGA
- the LOC139844864 gene encoding serine/threonine-protein kinase D6PKL1, which translates to MKRVHDSQKLSLSGQVHDIIKVSNSHFGLVTQDMNRLNPENFQDFNIPESVRKWKGKNCLQDNEEVMVDMSILKETDDPYDDIGSTSFSGASHPPEPVDMDLMRPVCVPIGQKNSIKGPFLEDLSIRVSGIKQSPPESPFLVPRPSQNIESSPIRQDSDEKECVWDASLPPSGNVSPHSSIDSTGVVTSMSTSTYPMSDGMLSVDRNFGITKMPFRGESLESGKTSISRASDSSGLSDDSNWSNFTGTTNKPHKGNDPRWKAIIAIRSRDGLLGMSHFRLLRLLGCGDIGSVYQSELSGTRCYFAMKVMDKASLASRKKLSRAQTERDILQLLDHPFLPTLYTHFETDRFTCLVMEYCPGGDLHTLRQRQPGKHFSEYAARFYAAEVLLALEYLHMLGVVYRDLKPENVLVRDDGHIMLSDFDLSLRCAVSPTLVKSSSLDSDPSKRGPNSAFCVQPACIEPTSVCIQPACFLPRFFPQRSKKKRTPKPRTDPTPLFGHLPELIAEPTAARSMSFVGTHEYLAPEIIKGEGHGSAVDWWTFGIFLHELLYGRTPFKGAGNRATLFNVVGQQLRFPDSPATSYASRDLIRGLLVKEPQHRLGVKRGATEIKQHPFFEGVNWALIRCSTPPEVPPRPKETDPPGKFGAVDPIGVGSNSKRMVGPGVKPGGKYLDFEFF; encoded by the exons ATGAAAAGGGTTCATGATTCACAAAAGCTTTCACTTTCAGGGCAGGTGCATGATATCATTAAGGTATCTAATTCACATTTTGGTTTGGTTACACAAGACATGAATCGTTTAAACCCCGAAAATTTTCAAGATTTTAATATACCCGAATCGGTTAGAAAATGGAAAGGGAAAAACTGTTTGCAGGACAATGAGGAAGTTATGGTTGATATGTCCATTTTGAAGGAAACCGATGACCCGTATGATGACATCGGTTCGACATCGTTCTCAGGAGCGAGTCATCCTCCTGAGCCCGTTGACATGGACCTAATGAGGCCCGTTTGCGTACCGATTGGTCAAAAGAATTCCATTAAGGGACCGTTTTTAGAAGATCTTTCTATTCGTGTTTCTGGAATCAAACAAAGCCCGCCCGAAAGTCCATTTCTAGTTCCCCGCCCGTCACAAAATATCGAAAGCTCACCCATTCGCCAAGATTCTGACGAAAAGGAGTGCGTTTGGGATGCTTCTTTGCCTCCAAGTGGTAATGTAAGCCCGCATAGCAGTATCGATAGTACAGGTGTCGTTACGTCTATGAGCACGAGCACGTACCCTATGAGTGATGGAATGCTTAGCGTAGATCGTAATTTTGGAATTACCAAAATGCCCTTTCGAGGGGAGTCGTTAGAAAGTGGGAAAACGAGTATTAGTCGAGCTAGTGATAGTAGTGGTCTTAGCGACGATAGTAATTGGAGTAACTTTACGGGGACTACTAACAAGCCACATAAAGGTAATGACCCCCGATGGAAGGCTATTATTGCGATTAGGTCACGAGATGGGCTTTTGGGTATGAGTCATTTTAGGTTGCTTAGACTCCTTGGTTGTGGTGACATTGGTAGTGTGTATCAGTCAGAGTTGAGTGGGACCCGTTGTTATTTTGCAATGAAGGTGATGGATAAGGCGTCACTTGCTAGTCGAAAGAAATTGTCTAGAGCTCAAACCGAAAGAGATATATTACAGTTGCTTGATCACCCGTTCTTGCCGACTTTATACACTCATTTTGAAACGGATAGGTTTACGTGTTTGGTCATGGAATATTGTCCCGGAGGTGATTTGCATACGTTGAGGCAACGCCAACCTGGTAAACATTTCTCAGAATATGCTGCAAG GTTTTATGCAGCTGAAGTTCTATTAGCCCTCGAGTATCTACATATGCTCGGGGTTGTATACAGAGATCTAAAACCCGAAAATGTTCTAGTACGCGATGATGGTCACATAATGCTGTCAGATTTTGACCTGTCATTAAGATGTGCAGTGTCACCTACTCTCGTAAAGTCATCGTCTTTAGATTCCGATCCTTCCAAACGAGGCCCAAACAGCGCTTTCTGCGTGCAGCCCGCTTGCATCGAGCCCACATCAGTCTGCATTCAACCCGCTTGTTTTCTCCCACGTTTTTTCCCTCAAAGAAGCAAGAAAAAAAGAACGCCAAAACCGCGAACGGACCCCACCCCTCTTTTCGGCCATCTTCCCGAACTCATAGCTGAACCAACTGCAGCTCGGTCCATGTCGTTTGTTGGGACCCACGAATACTTGGCTCCTGAAATCATCAAAGGAGAAGGTCATGGAAGTGCGGTTGATTGGTGGACGTTCGGGATATTTTTACACGAGTTGTTATACGGACGAACACCTTTTAAGGGTGCAGGTAACCGAGCCACTTTGTTTAACGTGGTTGGCCAACAGCTACGGTTTCCTGACTCGCCAGCTACTAGTTACGCCAGCCGGGATTTGATCAGGGGTTTGCTTGTGAAGGAGCCACAACATCGACTCGGTGTAAAAAGAGGAGCTACTGAAATCAAACAGCATCCGTTTTTCGAAGGGGTGAATTGGGCTCTGATTCGATGCAGTACGCCTCCTGAAGTGCCACCACGACCTAAAGAAACTGACCCGCCCGGGAAGTTTGGGGCAGTTGACCCGATTGGTGTAGGCAGTAACAGTAAAAGAATGGTTGGGCCTGGTGTTAAGCCCGGAGGTAAATATCTTGATTTCGAGTTCTTTTAG